Below is a genomic region from Gloeocapsa sp. DLM2.Bin57.
AAATAAAGAGGAACATCATCGCCATCTTTACCGTAAATTGTTAAGGTTTTTTTTGATTAAAGGATGCTATCAACGTTCATGACTGCCTTTTCCTCTTTTGGCTAAATAAACAAATCCTTCACGGGCAATTTTTACCTTAACTCTCGTATTTTTCTCGGCATAGATTTAAGATTTTATGCTTATTTGATCATTATTAATGAGCTTAATGTATTTAAATTAACTAAAGAAAATACTCGACCAAAAACAAGCGGATAATAACCCTGCCAAATCCGCGAGAAGTCCAGCGATAATAGCATGACGCATATTAATAATCCCAACGCTACCAAAATAAACGGCTAAGACATAAAAAGTAGTTTCAGTGCTACCCATCATTACTGAAGCCACAAAAGCAGGGTAAGAATCGGGTGATTGCTCTAATAACTCTGTCATCACTCCTAAAGCTCCACTACCAGAAAGAGGGCGAATCAAAGCCATAGGTAAGGTTTCAGGAGGCATATTAATTAGGTTAGTATAAGGATCAAGTAGATTAATCAAGATATCCATAGCCCCAGAAGCGCGAAACATGGCGATCGCCACTAAAATAGCAACCAAAAAAGGAATAATGCTAATAGCTACCTCAAAGCCTTGTTTAGCGCCTTCGGTAACTGCTTCATAGACTTTAACCCCTTTAGCCACACCATAAGCAATGATTAAGAGTATTAGTGCAGGAATCAGCAAATGAGAGAGAATATCGGTTTCTAACCAATTTTGACGACCTAAATTAAAGATAACCGCTATTAAAAAAGCAATCACAAACAACCAAGCGCAAATTCTACCAACTCTACTAGGAGAAGAGAGGAGATGTTGATAATTATTATCTAGATAATAAGCTTCAGAGGAGATAGAATCTTGGATAGGAGAGACTTGACTATTCCAAGTCAAAGAGAAACAAACTACAATAGCGACTATAGTTGATATAAGAGTAGATAATAGAGTAGGTAACCAAATAGCCGCGGGATTAGTAGCATTAGTTGCAGCTCTTATCCCAATTACCGTTAAAGGAAATAAAGTCAAACTAGAAGTATTAATCGCCAAAAACAGACACATAGCATTAGTAGCTACTCCAGGAGTCGGATTAAGTTTATTTAATTCCAACATGGTTTTAATACCTAAAGGAGTAGCCGCGTTACCCAACCCCAAGAAATTAGCAGCAAAATTAAGGGTAATTGCACCCATAGCGGGATGATTGGGGGGAACATCGGGAAATAAGTGGAGCATGATGGGTTTAAGCAACTTAGCGATCGTGTACATTAACCCACCTGCTTCTAAGACTCTGACTAAACCTAGCCACAGAGCCATCACACCGATTAAATTAATAGCTAGAGTAACAGCATTTTTAGCTGCTTCAAAACTAGCCTCAGTTACTTCAGCAAGGCGATCGCCACCTGCACCTACTATAATAGCTATAACCAGGAAAGCAACAAAGATAGTATTAATAGCGCTAGTTTTAGGCATTAGTTACTCTTGAGTGTCAGGTGAATCATTGTTAATATTCAATTCTTTTTTACTTTGTTTAAGCTTTTTCCAGAGTTGCTTAATTTCGTGATAAGCTTCATTAGTAGATATTTTCCCATTGGTTTCTAGATTACAGATAAAGACTACCTTTTGGGCAAATTCTTGTAAATTAGCGTTAAAAACTAAATTTTCAGGGGAGAAACCCCCTCTATAGTTAGCTTTAGGATAGAGAAAATTTTTTTTAGCGAAGTTATCAGTCATAATCTCTCCTTTTTTTTATAATTACTATGTCACAATTAGAGAAACTTTACGAAGGCAAAGCCAAAATAATTTATCGTACTACTGAACCAGAAGTACTCTTAACTTATTTTAAAGACGATGCAACAGCGTTTAACGCTCAAAAGCGAGGTACAATCAAAGGGAAAGGGGAAGTAAACTGTACCGTATCAGCGACTATTTTTAAATGGTTAGAATCTCAAGGAATACCCACCCATTACCTCGAACAAACAAAACCAAATGAAATGCGCGTCAAAGGGGTTAAAATTATTCCTTTAGAGGTGGTGGTGAGAAACATTGCCGCTGGTAGTTTATGTCGTGAGACTGGTTTAGCACTCGGTAGGATCTTACCCCAACCCCTAGTAGAATTCTACCTCAAAAACGACGAGTTGGGAGACCCGTTATTAACGAGCGATCGCTTAGCTTTACTAGAAATGGTTACTAGTGAAGAATTAGAGACAATTAAGCAAATGGCGCTCAAAATTAACTTAGCTTTACAAGAATTTTTTGATAGTTGTGAGATTACCCTAGTAGATTTTAAACTAGAGTTTGGTTTTGATGGTAATAAACAGATTATTCTAGCCGATGAGATTAGCCCTGATACTTGCAGACTCTGGGATCAAAACGAAAGCGATCCCCAAGCTAGAGTTTTAGACAAAGATAGATTCCGACAAGATCTAGGAGCGATCGAAGCGGCTTATCAAAAAGTGAAAACTAGAGTAATTAACCATTAGACTAATTTAAATTAACCTATTTTTGGTGTGTGGAAGTGCCTAAAAACCATTTTTTTCTGTTATTTTTTGCAGTTAGTCTCAGTACAAGCCTATTGACGCAACCAAGTGAAGGGAAAACAATATTAGAGTTAACCAAACCAGGAAAAACTCTCATAGCCCAGAATACCACACTTGAGCCTGAGATATCCCTAATTAAACCAGAAAAAACCCTGATAGCCCAAATACCTAGACCAGAAGCTGATAGTATAACCCTAAACAAACCTGGCAGAAAAGCTTTAATAGCACAAGGAACTACACCTCAAGCAGAGCCAAGAGTATTAGTAGGTGAAGTTAACGTAGTGGGGGTAGATGGAGAACTAGAAACCTTAATCTACAATACCATTCAAACGCGACCAGGAAGAACTACTACTCGTTCACAGGTTCAAGAAGATATTAACGCTATTTATGTAACAGGGTTTTTCTCTGAAGTAGAAGTAGATGTCGAAGATACCCCCTTGGGTGTAAGGTTAACCTTTATAGTAGAAGCTAACCCCATTTTAAGCAAAGTTGCCATTGAAACCGTTCCTTTTGCTGAAGAAGATCGAGCTTTACCAGATAGTTTAGTCGAAGAGATTTTCTCTCCCCAATACGGTAGAATCCTCAATCTCAGAGAGTTACAAGAAGGAATTATTAGAATTAACGAATGGTACTCAGAAAATGGTTATGATTTAGCCCAGGTAGTAGGATCACCCCAAATCTCACCAGACGGGGTAGTTACCCTGATTATAGCCGAAGGGGTAGTAGAAGATATTCAGGTTAAATTTTTTGACGCAGAAAATGAACCAGTAGAGGGAAAAACTAGAGATTTTATTATTACCCGAGAGATTGAACTAAAACCAGGTAATGTTTTTAACCGTAATATAGCTCAAAGAGATTTACAAAGGGTATTTGGGTTAGGATTATTTGAAGATATTCGTTTATCCTTTAGTCCAGGAAGTGATCCTAGTCAGGTCATAGTTAACGTAGAAGTAGTAGAAGGTAGAACAGGTTCAATCGCAGCAGGTGCGGGGATTAGTTCAGCGAGTGGTTTATTTGGAACGATC
It encodes:
- a CDS encoding phosphoribosylaminoimidazolesuccinocarboxamide synthase → MSQLEKLYEGKAKIIYRTTEPEVLLTYFKDDATAFNAQKRGTIKGKGEVNCTVSATIFKWLESQGIPTHYLEQTKPNEMRVKGVKIIPLEVVVRNIAAGSLCRETGLALGRILPQPLVEFYLKNDELGDPLLTSDRLALLEMVTSEELETIKQMALKINLALQEFFDSCEITLVDFKLEFGFDGNKQIILADEISPDTCRLWDQNESDPQARVLDKDRFRQDLGAIEAAYQKVKTRVINH
- a CDS encoding spore maturation protein is translated as MPKTSAINTIFVAFLVIAIIVGAGGDRLAEVTEASFEAAKNAVTLAINLIGVMALWLGLVRVLEAGGLMYTIAKLLKPIMLHLFPDVPPNHPAMGAITLNFAANFLGLGNAATPLGIKTMLELNKLNPTPGVATNAMCLFLAINTSSLTLFPLTVIGIRAATNATNPAAIWLPTLLSTLISTIVAIVVCFSLTWNSQVSPIQDSISSEAYYLDNNYQHLLSSPSRVGRICAWLFVIAFLIAVIFNLGRQNWLETDILSHLLIPALILLIIAYGVAKGVKVYEAVTEGAKQGFEVAISIIPFLVAILVAIAMFRASGAMDILINLLDPYTNLINMPPETLPMALIRPLSGSGALGVMTELLEQSPDSYPAFVASVMMGSTETTFYVLAVYFGSVGIINMRHAIIAGLLADLAGLLSACFWSSIFFS